TTAGGCGCATCAATATCAGAATTTCCTGTTTATCAGCATTAAGATTGGGGACTTCGGTCATGGATTTAGCTTGTTGAATAAAGGCAAGGCTTTCCATATTCTTTTCATCCGTATTATACATCCCCATATATGCTTTAGCAAGAAGTATATAATCATCTTCTGTTGCTACTTTCTGATCTATATTTTTCTGTACCAGGGCTGCTGCATCGGCATAACGCTTGCCATCCATCTCAATAATGGCATTAAATGTATTGACTCCGGAGACAGCTTTCTGAAATGAATGGCTATCAAACTTATTCCATTCACCAAGCCGCTTGATGCGCTTATCAAACTCTGCATAAGTACCATATTTAGAGAGAGTGTAATAATCCTTGTGATCAATAAAATAGCGTTTAATCTTATTAAGGGCGGAAGGCAAAGCTGTAGGATCAAGTTTCTTCATTGCAAGAAATTCCATTGCACAACGATCTGCAGCCTGTTCCTGCGAACGACTATAGGTCATCCCCATCCGCTTGGCCATTTTGTCGACTATGGCAGCTGATACAAGCGCCACAGCAACAGTGGCAGTTCCGGGAACATAATATTCATTTTTACGCATCAGATATTCCTCTCCGGCTTCCAGTACACCGGCAGCTACACTTCCCCAAAAAGCAGCAGCTTTAGCGCGAGAGATCTCTTTATTTACATTTATTAAAGAGTGATCCAACACATGATGAGCAACCTCTGAAGCCATTACGGCCATCAGCTCCTCTTCCGAATCTAATATGGATAATAGTCCGGTAGTAACAATCAGCGTTCCGTCGGGCTGCATATAGCTATCTGGGGTTGGTGATTTCAAAATGTATACTCTTAAATTCTCTGATTTTTTGGTGTTAAATTTCTGATAAATCACAGATGCAAAAACCGAGCTGACATAATCTTCAATATATGAATCCTCAAATAGCAAACGAGAATTATTGAGCTTACGGATATAATCTGATGCTTCGTCATTCAGCTCTTGTCGGAGATCATACTGATAGCCTTTATCTGCAAGCATTTCGTACACCTCATTCTGTAAAGCCTTACATTCCCAGAAAGACTGGTTGTCGACTGGTTCCAGATTTAATTTTCTGAATTGACTAAAAGGAACGCTTATCAATTTGTCATTAATTGCAATGCCGACACAATAATCCTCCTGTTCTTGCCATCGTGCAAGTTTTGCAAAATTGCACAATCTGATAGGAGTTCCTGCTTTATACCCTTCATAATCTTCTTTTAATGTGCCACAGATATTGAACGGAAAACTTTTCATAACTTTTTGTGCACTTGCTCCGCATATGCTCAAACTCAAAAAACAGAATACCAGAAAGAATTTTTTCATAACATACTGGTTTAGTTAAACTTTAAGGAATAATAAACGACAAGAAAAACATTATATCATTATAAATAAATTTCAGACAAAAGGATCATTTATTCCGAACATGTTTCTAGTAGCAATTTACAACATTATATTTATACAAATGAATTATATATAAGTTAAATCCAGATTTTTATGATTATTTATAAAAAAAGAAAAATAAAAAGGAATTAAAAACCAGTGACATCTGTTTTACAAACTGAAAAAACGAATCAATACATCAACAGATAAAATAATCAACTGACAAGACTTATATTTATAAATAAAAACCCAATAATTATTTTTAATTGTTATTGACTTGCTCACCTCTCATGCTTAGACATTTACATCTAGCCAAACACAAACTTACACATCAACAAACAATGATATAACCATTATTAACTATAATAAACTGCAGAAAAA
The Bacteroides sedimenti genome window above contains:
- a CDS encoding M48 family metalloprotease; this translates as MKKFFLVFCFLSLSICGASAQKVMKSFPFNICGTLKEDYEGYKAGTPIRLCNFAKLARWQEQEDYCVGIAINDKLISVPFSQFRKLNLEPVDNQSFWECKALQNEVYEMLADKGYQYDLRQELNDEASDYIRKLNNSRLLFEDSYIEDYVSSVFASVIYQKFNTKKSENLRVYILKSPTPDSYMQPDGTLIVTTGLLSILDSEEELMAVMASEVAHHVLDHSLINVNKEISRAKAAAFWGSVAAGVLEAGEEYLMRKNEYYVPGTATVAVALVSAAIVDKMAKRMGMTYSRSQEQAADRCAMEFLAMKKLDPTALPSALNKIKRYFIDHKDYYTLSKYGTYAEFDKRIKRLGEWNKFDSHSFQKAVSGVNTFNAIIEMDGKRYADAAALVQKNIDQKVATEDDYILLAKAYMGMYNTDEKNMESLAFIQQAKSMTEVPNLNADKQEILILMRLKKQAKAADALQNYIGHLADFQSQANNTDDLNWVSNELKWAKELLQRVQIM